A region of Rhodoferax potami DNA encodes the following proteins:
- a CDS encoding Hpt domain-containing protein: protein MSAIPSHGDAPRYLNIAGAMEQIGDEGALREMLPMVLESLTNDVPAITELLAQGDIKGANHLLHPLKGFIPIFCTTELYGRVSEVELMSKKGDVAAVSAAYAELAPELLRLKAEVAQYLGLAA, encoded by the coding sequence ATGTCAGCAATCCCATCCCACGGTGATGCCCCACGCTACCTGAATATTGCGGGTGCCATGGAGCAAATCGGCGATGAAGGCGCGTTGCGAGAGATGCTGCCCATGGTGCTCGAGTCCTTGACGAACGATGTGCCTGCCATTACCGAGCTGTTGGCCCAGGGCGATATCAAAGGAGCCAACCACCTGCTCCACCCCTTGAAGGGTTTTATCCCGATTTTTTGCACCACCGAGCTGTATGGCCGTGTGTCCGAGGTCGAGCTCATGAGCAAAAAGGGAGACGTTGCTGCGGTGTCTGCCGCTTACGCCGAGTTGGCGCCTGAACTGCTCCGTTTGAAGGCTGAAGTCGCCCAATACCTCGGACTTGCTGCTTAG
- the dapC gene encoding succinyldiaminopimelate transaminase, whose product MNPNLSRLQAYPFERLRQLFAAVTPNAAFSPISLGIGEPRHPTPQLIKDAYCHAIQSGESGLAAYPATAGDPKLRQSMVNWIQRRYGLALNPATQVLPVNGSREALFAFAQVVINPSACDGTVQVVCPNPFYQIYEGAALLSGAQPYFVPSVADRNFAQDWDSVPASIWQNTQLMFVCSPGNPAGAVMPLSEWEKLFALSDQYGFVIASDECYSEIYFRDEAPLGGLEAAARLGRTDFKNLVSFTSLSKRSNVPGMRSGFCAGDTRWIQKFLLYRTYHGSAMSPVVQAASIAAWDDEAHVIDNRAKYRTKFAEVTPLLAEVMDVALPDAGFYLWADVKGSDTEFARDLLAQYNVTVLPGSYLAREAHGFNPGAGRIRMALVAETAECVEAAQRIVQFVKNRAA is encoded by the coding sequence ATGAATCCGAATTTGTCCCGCCTGCAGGCCTACCCCTTTGAACGCCTGCGCCAATTGTTTGCCGCAGTCACGCCTAACGCGGCCTTCAGCCCGATCAGCCTGGGGATCGGCGAGCCCCGCCACCCGACACCACAACTGATCAAGGACGCTTATTGCCACGCGATCCAATCCGGAGAGAGCGGGCTCGCTGCCTACCCCGCGACGGCTGGTGACCCCAAGCTCCGTCAATCCATGGTCAACTGGATTCAGCGCCGCTATGGGCTCGCGCTCAACCCGGCCACCCAGGTGCTGCCGGTTAATGGATCGCGGGAGGCCTTGTTCGCTTTTGCCCAGGTGGTCATCAACCCCTCGGCTTGCGATGGCACGGTGCAGGTGGTGTGCCCCAATCCGTTTTACCAAATCTACGAAGGGGCGGCGCTGTTGAGTGGTGCGCAGCCTTACTTTGTACCGTCTGTCGCTGATCGAAATTTCGCCCAGGACTGGGACAGCGTGCCAGCCTCGATCTGGCAAAACACCCAACTGATGTTTGTGTGTTCCCCGGGCAACCCCGCGGGCGCCGTGATGCCGCTCTCCGAGTGGGAGAAGCTGTTTGCCCTGAGTGATCAATACGGGTTTGTGATTGCGTCGGACGAGTGCTACAGCGAGATCTATTTCCGGGACGAGGCGCCTTTGGGCGGCCTCGAAGCCGCAGCACGCCTGGGACGAACTGACTTCAAGAATCTGGTGTCGTTCACCAGCCTGTCCAAGCGCAGCAACGTTCCAGGTATGCGAAGCGGCTTCTGCGCGGGCGATACGCGATGGATTCAAAAGTTCTTGCTCTACCGCACGTACCATGGCAGCGCAATGAGTCCGGTGGTGCAGGCGGCCAGCATTGCCGCATGGGACGACGAGGCCCACGTCATTGATAACCGGGCGAAGTACCGTACCAAGTTTGCCGAAGTCACGCCACTTCTGGCCGAAGTCATGGATGTGGCTTTGCCGGATGCCGGCTTCTATTTGTGGGCGGATGTTAAAGGCAGCGACACCGAGTTCGCCCGTGACTTGCTCGCTCAATACAATGTGACCGTGTTGCCGGGTAGCTACCTGGCACGTGAAGCCCACGGTTTCAACCCGGGCGCAGGCCGTATCCGCATGGCGCTGGTCGCAGAGACCGCAGAGTGTGTCGAAGCTGCCCAACGCATCGTGCAATTTGTGAAAAACCGGGCGGCCTGA
- the dapD gene encoding 2,3,4,5-tetrahydropyridine-2,6-dicarboxylate N-succinyltransferase, producing MTQQLQTVIEAAWEDRANISVASAPAEVRDAVEHVLNELDAGRLRVATREGVGQWTTHQWIKKAVLLSFRLKDNEIVQSGDLGFYDKVPTKFAGMSAEAMKATGVRVVPPAVARRGSFQGKGVILMPSYCNIGSYVDEGTMVDTWATVGSCAQIGKNVHLSGGVGIGGVLEPMQAGPTIIEDNCFVGARSEVVEGVIVEENSVISMGVYIGQSTPIYDRATDTVSYGRVPAGSVVVSGNLPKGDGKYSMYAAIIVKKVDAKTRSTTSLNDLLRD from the coding sequence ATGACACAACAACTCCAAACCGTGATCGAAGCTGCGTGGGAAGACCGCGCGAATATTTCTGTGGCCTCTGCGCCTGCTGAAGTCCGCGATGCCGTGGAACATGTCCTGAATGAACTCGATGCGGGCCGCCTGCGTGTAGCTACTCGTGAGGGCGTGGGCCAGTGGACGACCCACCAGTGGATCAAAAAGGCAGTGTTGTTGAGCTTTCGCCTCAAAGACAACGAAATTGTCCAGTCCGGCGACCTCGGCTTCTATGACAAGGTGCCTACCAAGTTTGCCGGCATGAGCGCTGAAGCCATGAAGGCGACCGGTGTGCGCGTGGTGCCTCCGGCAGTGGCACGTCGCGGAAGTTTCCAGGGCAAGGGCGTGATCCTGATGCCGTCGTACTGCAACATCGGCTCTTATGTGGATGAGGGCACCATGGTCGATACCTGGGCCACGGTGGGCTCTTGTGCTCAGATCGGTAAAAACGTGCACCTCTCTGGTGGTGTCGGCATTGGTGGCGTTTTGGAACCCATGCAAGCGGGCCCGACCATCATTGAAGACAATTGCTTCGTGGGCGCGCGCTCCGAGGTGGTCGAAGGTGTGATCGTCGAGGAAAACTCGGTGATCTCGATGGGTGTGTACATCGGCCAAAGCACTCCGATTTATGACCGCGCCACAGACACTGTGAGCTACGGCCGCGTGCCTGCCGGCTCGGTGGTGGTGAGCGGCAACCTGCCTAAGGGTGACGGCAAATACAGCATGTATGCAGCGATCATTGTGAAAAAGGTCGATGCCAAAACACGCTCCACGACCAGCTTGAACGATCTGTTGCGCGACTAA
- a CDS encoding PilT/PilU family type 4a pilus ATPase → MATTGTAQPVGTMERILRLMSEKKASDVYLSAHAPALIKINGQCVPINSQTLPSDAPKNLLAEVLQPQQIAELERTGELNIGFPIPGVGRFRVSAMRQRGTIAAVIRFISVDVPPLHSLQLPPVLADLIMEKRGLLLMVGATGAGKSTTLASMLDHRNENVSGHILTIEDPVEFLFRNKKSVVNQREVGTDTESLQVALKNALRQAPDVILIGEIRDQETMSAAIAYAQSGHLCLATMHANNSYQALNRILSFYPVEVRPTMLGDLATALRAVVSQRLMRTTSGLRAPAAEVLLNTKLVAEMIEKGDFSAVREAMEQSMAEGSQTFEADIARLIRDGVVDRKEGLAHADSPTNLMWRLQNDFTKAAQSAALPEEDDEASFTEITLDVKH, encoded by the coding sequence ATGGCCACGACCGGCACCGCGCAACCCGTTGGCACGATGGAGCGCATCCTGCGCCTGATGAGTGAGAAGAAGGCGTCCGACGTCTACCTCTCGGCCCATGCGCCCGCGCTCATCAAAATCAACGGGCAATGTGTCCCGATCAATAGCCAGACCCTGCCTTCTGATGCGCCCAAAAACCTGCTAGCGGAAGTGTTGCAACCGCAGCAGATTGCTGAATTGGAGCGAACCGGCGAGCTCAACATCGGTTTCCCGATTCCCGGAGTGGGCCGGTTCCGCGTAAGTGCCATGCGCCAGCGCGGCACGATTGCAGCGGTCATCCGTTTCATCAGCGTGGATGTGCCCCCGCTGCACAGCCTGCAACTGCCGCCGGTTTTGGCCGACTTGATCATGGAAAAGCGGGGCTTGTTGCTGATGGTCGGTGCCACCGGTGCCGGCAAAAGCACCACCCTCGCCTCCATGCTGGACCACCGCAATGAAAATGTGTCAGGCCATATTCTGACGATTGAAGACCCGGTGGAGTTTTTGTTCCGGAACAAAAAATCGGTGGTCAACCAGCGGGAGGTTGGAACTGATACCGAGTCTCTGCAAGTTGCTCTGAAAAATGCGCTGCGCCAGGCGCCGGACGTGATTTTGATCGGTGAAATCCGCGACCAGGAAACCATGTCAGCTGCGATTGCCTACGCGCAATCAGGCCACCTGTGCCTGGCCACGATGCACGCCAACAACAGCTACCAAGCGCTGAACCGCATCTTGAGCTTCTACCCGGTGGAGGTTCGCCCCACGATGTTGGGTGATCTGGCCACCGCCTTGCGCGCGGTTGTGTCGCAGCGCTTGATGCGCACGACCTCGGGGCTGCGCGCGCCCGCAGCAGAGGTATTGCTCAATACCAAGCTGGTGGCCGAAATGATTGAAAAAGGCGACTTCTCGGCGGTGCGCGAAGCGATGGAGCAGTCGATGGCAGAGGGCTCTCAAACTTTCGAGGCAGACATCGCGCGCTTGATCCGAGACGGCGTGGTGGATCGCAAAGAAGGCTTGGCCCATGCGGACTCGCCCACCAACCTGATGTGGCGTTTGCAAAACGACTTCACCAAGGCCGCGCAGAGCGCCGCCTTGCCGGAGGAAGACGATGAAGCGTCTTTCACCGAAATTACCCTGGATGTAAAACACTGA
- the dapE gene encoding succinyl-diaminopimelate desuccinylase — MTRTLQLTEQLISMASVTPSDGGCQALIAERLRPLGFVCETVESGPDDFRVTNLWAKRTAGPAGNAQAASKTIAKTLVFAGHTDVVPTGPQAQWDSPAFVPSHRDGKLFGRGASDMKTSLAAFVVSIEEFLAEHPAPDLNIALLLTSDEEGPALDGTVVMCQLLQARGEVLDYCIVGEPTSVERTGDMIKNGRRGTMSGKLTVKGVQGHIAYPHLAKNPIHLAAPALAELVGVEWDKGNDYFPATTWQVSNIHGGTGASNVIPGHVVIDFNFRFSTESTPESLQKRLASVLAKHELDYDLVWTIGGLPFLTTPGPLVDAVRDAIRAETGIETQLSTTGGTSDGRFIAQVCAQVVEVGPPNATIHKINEHVKVADIEPLKNIYRRVLENLNKAGAA; from the coding sequence ATGACGAGAACCCTGCAGCTCACCGAGCAACTGATATCCATGGCGTCGGTGACGCCTTCCGACGGTGGCTGCCAGGCCTTGATCGCCGAACGACTGCGCCCATTGGGCTTTGTGTGTGAAACCGTAGAGAGCGGCCCCGATGACTTCCGGGTCACCAATTTATGGGCAAAACGAACTGCAGGCCCCGCAGGCAATGCGCAAGCAGCTAGCAAAACTATAGCAAAGACGCTGGTGTTCGCCGGGCACACGGACGTGGTTCCCACCGGGCCGCAAGCCCAATGGGACAGCCCCGCCTTTGTACCCAGCCACCGCGACGGCAAATTGTTCGGCCGTGGAGCGAGCGACATGAAAACCTCGCTGGCAGCCTTTGTGGTGTCGATTGAAGAGTTTTTGGCGGAACACCCGGCGCCAGACCTCAACATCGCTTTGCTGTTAACCAGCGACGAAGAAGGCCCCGCACTCGACGGCACCGTGGTGATGTGCCAGTTGCTGCAAGCGCGCGGTGAGGTTTTGGACTACTGCATCGTAGGTGAACCCACCTCGGTCGAGCGCACCGGTGACATGATCAAAAATGGACGCCGTGGGACCATGAGCGGCAAGCTCACGGTCAAAGGCGTGCAAGGTCATATTGCCTACCCGCATTTGGCTAAAAACCCCATCCATTTGGCGGCCCCGGCCTTGGCCGAGTTGGTAGGCGTCGAATGGGACAAGGGCAATGACTACTTCCCGGCCACGACCTGGCAGGTGAGCAATATTCACGGCGGAACTGGCGCGAGCAACGTCATCCCCGGTCATGTGGTGATTGACTTCAATTTCCGTTTTTCAACTGAATCCACGCCGGAGAGCTTGCAAAAGCGATTGGCCAGCGTGTTGGCCAAGCACGAGCTCGACTACGACCTCGTCTGGACCATAGGCGGCCTGCCATTCCTGACGACACCCGGCCCGCTGGTGGATGCGGTGCGTGATGCCATCCGGGCGGAGACCGGTATCGAGACCCAACTCTCCACCACCGGCGGCACCAGTGACGGGCGGTTCATCGCCCAGGTGTGCGCCCAAGTCGTCGAAGTCGGCCCGCCAAACGCCACCATCCACAAAATCAACGAGCATGTGAAGGTTGCAGATATCGAGCCGCTTAAAAACATTTACCGCCGTGTGCTCGAGAACCTGAACAAGGCGGGTGCGGCATGA
- the prmB gene encoding 50S ribosomal protein L3 N(5)-glutamine methyltransferase, which yields MNLLALVAESKQRLEEAGVSFGHGTTNAADEAAWLVLHALNLPLDTPLGPDDEASKRPVAPEEYAQAATLLGARISTRKPAAYLTREAWLQGVPFYVDERVIVPRSLIAELLVDGGIDYWLLESTHKVLDLCTGNGSLGILAAMVYPDVVVTAADISADALAVARINVDKHAMQERITLVQSDGLDAVHDTFDLILCNPPYVNAQSMAALPAEYKAEPFIALDGNQAGGSGDGMDFVRTLLSSVCTKLSEDGVLVLEIGNERDFFEAAFPDLEVVWLETSAGEDQVLLVTYDALQRLQTH from the coding sequence ATGAACTTGTTAGCACTGGTTGCGGAATCCAAGCAGCGACTTGAGGAGGCCGGCGTGTCCTTCGGGCATGGCACTACCAACGCGGCAGACGAAGCAGCTTGGCTGGTACTGCATGCCCTGAACCTGCCGCTGGATACCCCGCTGGGACCCGATGATGAAGCATCAAAACGGCCGGTAGCCCCCGAAGAATATGCGCAAGCCGCTACGCTTTTAGGAGCGCGCATTAGCACGCGCAAGCCTGCTGCCTACCTGACCCGTGAGGCGTGGTTGCAGGGTGTGCCGTTTTACGTCGACGAGCGCGTGATTGTTCCGCGCTCGCTGATTGCAGAGCTCTTGGTGGACGGCGGTATCGACTACTGGCTTTTGGAGAGCACCCACAAAGTGCTGGATTTGTGTACCGGCAATGGCAGCCTGGGTATTCTGGCGGCGATGGTGTACCCCGATGTGGTGGTGACTGCCGCCGACATTTCGGCAGATGCGTTGGCAGTCGCACGCATCAATGTCGACAAACACGCGATGCAGGAGCGCATTACGCTGGTGCAATCCGATGGTTTGGACGCGGTACACGACACCTTTGACCTGATTCTGTGCAACCCACCGTATGTCAATGCCCAAAGCATGGCTGCGCTGCCTGCCGAATACAAAGCCGAGCCCTTTATTGCCCTGGACGGTAACCAAGCCGGTGGCAGTGGCGATGGCATGGACTTTGTCCGCACTCTTTTGAGCAGCGTGTGCACAAAATTGTCTGAGGATGGGGTGCTGGTACTGGAAATCGGCAACGAGCGGGATTTTTTTGAAGCCGCTTTCCCGGATCTTGAAGTCGTCTGGCTCGAAACAAGCGCAGGTGAAGACCAGGTGCTACTGGTGACCTATGACGCTTTGCAGCGCTTGCAGACACACTGA